The following nucleotide sequence is from Terriglobia bacterium.
GGATCGATGAATAGGGCTTCGTTAGACACCCACAGGTCGCAATCCTCGGTCGGACCAATGCTCAGCTTCCCCAGCGCTTTCTTCGGCTCCGTGTAGGGAAAGGCAAATCCAGACTGTGCAATGAGCGTCGATTTCCCGCTTCCCCGCTGCCCGAGAAACAGATACCAGGGTAATTCGTAAACTGGATCTCGACCTGCCTCGGCAAGTTTGGACTTCTTCAGCCACTGGATTGCCCCCGCTAGACGCTCCCCCAAGACCGGCGCCTTTTGAGGACTGGAAGCGGGCGCTTGTACCTGAGCTTGAGTCTGCGTTGCGGGCTGGTCGGATTGCTTCCGCCTGAAAAAAACAAAAATGAGCAGAAGGAGAATCCCCAGCCCTGCGACGATTGCTGCTACCAGAGTGATTGTGCTGCGCTGCATGCCGAACCGGGGTCCCAGGAACCATGCGGCAGGAATAAGAATCAGCAGGAAAATGGCGGCGAGAAGGGCCGTGCCTGGGAATGATGAATGCGGATTCCTCATCGGCTCACCTGTCCAATGGTACGGATGACGTTAGAGCTGCTGTTGCGCGGCCTCGTTGCACCTTGCTCGCTTCGGTTCGAATGTGAATGAAAAAGACTATATAGAGCAGCAGGCACGCCACCAACACGGCCGCGCATAAGTAAACAAACCAACGCGGAAGCTTGTCCGCTGTACGGGAAGGGCCGTCCGCCAGCCGCCAATGCGGCGAAAGATCTTTCTGATCCTCAGCCTGCCCCCGCTCCAACTCGCTCTGAAGCACCTTCTTCAATGCTTGAAGTCGTTCGGTTCCCGCAATCCCGTACTTCCCCTTAAATCCATGCGCCAGGCACAGATAGTAAACTTCGAGACTTCCTCTCCTGAGCTTCTCCTGCGCCCTGAGGACTTCCAGCTTCTCAAAGAAGCCCTCGCCGGCAAGATAGGTCCCGAAAAAGTGGAG
It contains:
- the icmH gene encoding type IVB secretion system protein IcmH/DotU translates to MDESAKSVTLSELATEIFLFALGMRNRANMAESSTLHQGVLKLFDEFEQKAKAQKIDPDDIAAAKYALAAFVDETVLSAEWPGRDQWGEDPMQLHFFGTYLAGEGFFEKLEVLRAQEKLRRGSLEVYYLCLAHGFKGKYGIAGTERLQALKKVLQSELERGQAEDQKDLSPHWRLADGPSRTADKLPRWFVYLCAAVLVACLLLYIVFFIHIRTEASKVQRGRATAALTSSVPLDR